The Fimbriimonadia bacterium genome segment GAACACCCGCGCCACCTCCGCCTCCGCCACCGCAGCCCGCAAAAAGCAAGGGGAGGATAGCCGGGACGATCAGAGCAAGTCGCTTCATCCTGAATCTCCGCATCCGTGGATTTGGCCCGTTAGCGCCTGACGACTATTCTGACCCATTCACCCAGGCGTTTTCACCTTCACACTCGTCCGGAAGCCGAAACAGAGGGTGCGTCAGTCCTCGGCCTTCGTGGGCACGCTGCTGGCCCCGGGAGCTTTGTACACGATGTAAAGCATTCTAGCAGGACCGTCTATGGTGAATTGCTGCGCGTCCTTGAACAGTTCCAGCCCCAACAGCGCACCCATCCGGAAGCCGAGACCATGTGAAACCTGCTTGTCCAAGCTATCCTGGCCAACGGGTCGAGCGATCGTTATCTTATGCCCGCCGACCGTAAGGGTGAGCGGCTTTGTAGAGACGATGCTCTTGCCCTTCTCGGCCGAGGTACCGACGCCTCCAGCGAGCGAAGGACCGATCTTGTAGTCCTCCTCCTTCAGCGTCTCCTGCATCCACTCGAACGAGTACATGTTGATGGGCGCTCCGGTATCCAGCAGCGCCCAAGTCTCCCAATCGTTCAGCTTCACAGGAAGCACGATCTTCGCGTCTCCTATCAACGAGAACGGCACTGCGATTTGCTTGCTGCCATCCGTCTGCGTGAGCACCTCTCCAGGCTTCCCTTTGTACACCGACACATCGCTTAGGGTCAGCGTCTTCCTGTCGAAGTCCACGGTGGACACATAGTCCAGCATCCAGCGCGTGTCGAGCACCCCGCCTATGCCCATGAACTTCGTCAGCATGTCCAGCATCCCAATCATGGCGGCGGGTTGCTTGCCGATCGTCACGTCGCCGATCTGCAACTTCTCGATGATGCCTATCTCCACGGTCTCCAATCCGCCGAATCCGAATGCGGCGCTCGTCCCCAATGCTTCTATGCCCAACTCCTTCGCCTTGGTGGGCGAGAGTGAAGGATGCACCGAGCCCCCGGTGTCTAGAGCGAGCACCAGCGGCTTCTCGTTGGCCATGGCCTCCACGGTGATGTAAGGCCGGACCTGCTTCAGGGGTATTCGGACGTTCATCCCTTCGGCCGGTTCGACCTTGGGGCGTTGCGGGATTGTCGGATAGACTGCGACGAGACCCTTTAGCTGCGGCAGCAACTCGTCGAAGGGGTAGCCCTTTGGCTCGGCCTCCAGAATCGCCTTGCCGTATGGCGCTGCGGTGGCGAACTCGCCCTCCGACTGGTAGATACCAAACAGGAACGCTCGGGCGTCGTTCACGGCCTCGGGCTCGCTCAGTGCCTCCTTTGCCAGCCGTTCGGCCTCGCGGACGTTGTTTTGGAGCTGAACCACGGCGGCATGAGCTAGCTTCTGCCAGCCGTGCGCGCTCTTGGTCCCACCGTCAGTAAGTCGGGCGGCCAGCTTGTCGTCTCCAGCACGGATGGCCGCCATCGCTGCCAAGCCCTTGTCGCGTGCAGGGGCCGAGGGCTGCTTAGCCACGTCTTGAGCCAGCGCGTACGCGGCCTTCCAGTCGTCTTTGCGAAGGTTTGCGAGGATCTCGTCGCCCCGCTGCGCTGTAGCCGCGGCGAGCGTGAGGATGGCGAGAGTGAGGGCGAAGGTGTTGCGCAGTTGCCGAGTCATTCGGGTCTCTCCTGATTCATGCTGGGCCGCCCCTTCGGGCGGCCGAAAATGGCTTGAAAGATTCCTAGCCAGTATTACCTCGGGACCGACAGGTAGAGTTGCTTGACGAGCGGGCAACCCAGGCCTTTTGCGGGTTGCACCGTAAGGGAAACCGGCTTAGAATCGTGCTTGGATACGCGACGAGGCTGGACGCTACCCCTCATGTTCGTGTCCGGCTGGGACGCATATTGCGCGCGGAGCGGTTGCCCAG includes the following:
- a CDS encoding aspartyl protease family protein, whose translation is MTRQLRNTFALTLAILTLAAATAQRGDEILANLRKDDWKAAYALAQDVAKQPSAPARDKGLAAMAAIRAGDDKLAARLTDGGTKSAHGWQKLAHAAVVQLQNNVREAERLAKEALSEPEAVNDARAFLFGIYQSEGEFATAAPYGKAILEAEPKGYPFDELLPQLKGLVAVYPTIPQRPKVEPAEGMNVRIPLKQVRPYITVEAMANEKPLVLALDTGGSVHPSLSPTKAKELGIEALGTSAAFGFGGLETVEIGIIEKLQIGDVTIGKQPAAMIGMLDMLTKFMGIGGVLDTRWMLDYVSTVDFDRKTLTLSDVSVYKGKPGEVLTQTDGSKQIAVPFSLIGDAKIVLPVKLNDWETWALLDTGAPINMYSFEWMQETLKEEDYKIGPSLAGGVGTSAEKGKSIVSTKPLTLTVGGHKITIARPVGQDSLDKQVSHGLGFRMGALLGLELFKDAQQFTIDGPARMLYIVYKAPGASSVPTKAED